The genomic DNA GTCGATGGATTTATCAGTTTATGGAAAGTGAAGCGATGTTTCTGCATGGTGGTTGTAGCCGAAAGGAAAGGGATGAAATGGTGACCCAATTCCAGACTTCGGCTTCGAAGCAATTTTTTATTTTGTCGCTGAAAGCTGCAGGTACAGGCCTGAACCTGGTGCAAGCAACACATGTCGTACATTATGACCTTTGGTGGAATCCTGCGGTAGAGGCACAGGCGACAGACCGTGCCTATCGAATTGGGCAACAGAAGAATGTGATGGTTCACCGACTGATCAGTAAAGGTACTTTTGAGGAACAGATCAATCAGTTGATTCAGAAGAAAAAAGTGCTTGCTGATGAGGTTGTACAGGCGGGGGGAGAATGGATAGGAAATTTGCCCGATGAGGAATTAAAACAAATATTTAGCTTGAAAGAGGAGTAATATGGAGCGACGAAAAATAGAACAAATTCATCCCGTGTTATGCTGGCGAATCCGTCAGGAGGTGATGTATCCGCAGGAAGAATTATCTTTTGTGGCCATTGAAGGTGATGAGGAGGCGATTCATCACGGTTATTTTCTGAATAATGAACTGCTGGGCGTACTCTCGTGGTTCATTGATGGGGAAGAGGCGCAATTCCGAAAATTCGCTGTCAAAGAAAAAGTGCAGGGGCAGGGAATTGGAACTGAAATGCTGCAATATGGCTTGGCGGAAATGCGAACGCTCGGCATTCGGAAAGTGTGGTGTAATGCCCGCTTGGAAAAACGGGCTTTTTACGAACGTTTCGGACTCAGCTGTACCGACCAACAATTTGTGAGGCACGGCATTTCTTATGTGATCATGGAGTTAAAAACCTGACCACGGTTGCCACTGGGGTGATCTGTGACGGCATTGCGTGGTGCTTTAGTATTTTATCGGACTATCAAACACGAGTGATTTCATCGCCCCTGAACGAGCAATATTATACTCCCGCCTTATTCCTTTTGGAGATTGGTACAGGGATTGATTACCTTTGGTGCAGGCCATTCCAATTTAACGAATGGTGATTTAGGCAAAAAGATAAGTGTGAGATGTTAAAGTTCTTTATGAAAACGAAGGCCCCACTCGAGGAGGCAAAGGTGAAATCTTTTTTGGAGAAAAAAGGCTATGAGCTGACGTCGGATTTCGGGATCACCTGGCATGTAAAAGGACAGGATTTCTCTGCGCAGGATAAAGCGGACTTACAAGAATTTTTGCAGCAAGACGAGCTGGCCATTGAATGGATTGGGCAGCAATCTTTTGTCATTAAGCAATAGTTAATTTGCCCACCACAATAAACATTGTCGTGACGATCTGCTTGTATTCATATGTGGATGTTGCGAATTTTATGTTTGTTTTTTTCTGTGGCAATGATGACTGATGATATCGCTTTTGAGGCGCCTTTAAATGAGTGGAAACTCCCCAAATCCCTGAAGGAGTTTTCAGGAATGACGATTCTTCCCAACGGCCAAATAGCCATGGTACAAGATGAAAAAGGGGTGATTTATTTCTTTGATCCTGACACGGGAGAGGTGGTGGATGAGCTGAAGTTCAAGAAAAAGGGGGATTTTGAAGGGATTACTTTCCTTTCAGGTCATTTCTATGTGTTGCAAAGTGATGGCCACCTGTTCGAGGTGAACGCCACCAGCAAACAGGAGCGTTCCTATCGCCTGCCTTTTGATGCCG from Persicobacter psychrovividus includes the following:
- a CDS encoding GNAT family N-acetyltransferase is translated as MERRKIEQIHPVLCWRIRQEVMYPQEELSFVAIEGDEEAIHHGYFLNNELLGVLSWFIDGEEAQFRKFAVKEKVQGQGIGTEMLQYGLAEMRTLGIRKVWCNARLEKRAFYERFGLSCTDQQFVRHGISYVIMELKT